In Zingiber officinale cultivar Zhangliang chromosome 8B, Zo_v1.1, whole genome shotgun sequence, a single genomic region encodes these proteins:
- the LOC122014380 gene encoding G-type lectin S-receptor-like serine/threonine-protein kinase B120 isoform X2: MMGFFSPSNSSSDIYVGIWYNIPQRTVVWVANREKSINDSSAAVLSIAEDSNLIINDSRGITIWSSSLSGSGTTSNGTELVLLNSGNLVLRKSKNNILWQSFDHPTDTFLIGMTIGFNYVNTHPPVIFFTSWKNGNDPSPGKFSFGIDSNAYLQLLTWRGSMIYWRSQVWDGNLMGRASSRNFTSMIYLTLTRRNDGFSLELSVSDPSSFARCTLHHSGAMQCSSWDRISQNWQIYSSVPTNDCNLYGWCGQFAYCDPYATLAACKCLEGFEPTLQSQWDIGNYSAGGSRRMLLQCGEGDEFQRVEGMKLPDQFVYLRNRNLGDCKSECIRNCSCTAYAYAEVTQDNSTMTRCLVWMGELIDTETFPAGGQDLYLRLMNSTSSTLGSKSKSRKTIIIVSLSSAIFCLVCSFMLWKFRKEIKGICLSVNSQNNLIVFDESSGEEPVQGQKLPLIHFDVLLVATDNFSDSNKLGRGGFGIVYKGKLPSGQEIAVKRLLIGSGQGAMEFKNEMITIIKLQHKNLVKLLGCCVHGEEKLLVYEYMPNKALDFFLFDPAQKIELDWGKRFNIIKGIARGLLYLHEDSRLRIIHRDLKASNILLDRDMTPKISDFGIARIFRGNQNEANTKRIVGT, from the exons ATGATGGGCTTTTTCTCCCCTTCAAACTCCAGCAGTGATATTTACGTCGGAATTTGGTACAACATCCCCCAGAGGACCGTCGTATGGGTGGCCAACAGAGAGAAGTCGATCAATGACTCCTCCGCAGCGGTTCTTAGCATCGCCGAAGACAGCAACCTCATCATTAATGACTCCCGAGGAATCACCATCTGGTCATCGTCCTTATCAGGCTCGGGTACAACGAGCAACGGCACAGAACTGGTGCTACTCAACTCCGGAAATCTAGTTCTCAGAAAAAGCAAGAACAACATCCTGTGGCAAAGCTTTGATCACCCAACAGACACCTTTCTCATAGGTATGACTATTGGTTTCAACTACGTGAACACACATCCACCAGTCATATTCTTCACATCCTGGAAGAACGGGAATGATCCATCACCTGGAAAATTTTCCTTTGGAATTGATTCCAATGCTTATCTCCAGCTCCTCACATGGCGCGGGTCGATGATCTACTGgagaagccaagtgtgggacgGGAATTTGATGGGCAGAGCGTCATCGCGTAACTTCACCTCCATGATATACTTGACGCTCACACGAAGAAACGATGGCTTTTCCTTGGAGCTGAGTGTCTCAGATCCATCATCCTTTGCTCGATGCACACTGCACCATTCAGGAGCCATGCAGTGCTCGTCCTGGGACAGAATCTCGCAGAACTGGCAAATCTATTCCTCTGTACCAACTAACGATTGCAATTTGTATGGCTGGTGTGGTCAGTTTGCTTACTGTGATCCTTATGCAACTCTGGCCGCATGCAAGTGTTTGGAAGGATTCGAACCTACGTTACAAAGTCAATGGGATATTGGCAACTACTCAGCCGGTGGCAGCAGGAGGATGCTCCTTCAATGTGGTGAGGGAGATGAGTTTCAGAGAGTGGAAGGGATGAAATTGCCAGACCAGTTTGTCTATCTTAGAAACAGGAACCTTGGTGACTGCAAATCTGAATGCATCAGAAATTGTTCATGTACAGCTTATGCTTATGCTGAAGTGACTCAGGATAACAGCACTATGACACGATGCTTGGTTTGGATGGGGGAGTTGATAGACACTGAGACGTTTCCTGCTGGAGGACAAGATCTCTATTTGCGACTCATGAACTCAACTTCAA GTACATTGGGCAGCAAgagtaaatcaagaaaaacaataaTCATAGTCTCCCTTTCTTCAGCAATCTTTTGCTTGGTCTGTAGCTTCATGCTGTGGAAGTTCCGTAAGGAAATAAAAG GTATATGTCTGAGTGTAAATTCCCAGAACAATTTAATAGTCTTTGATGAAAGTTCAGGAGAGGAACCTGTACAAGGTCAAAAACTTCCTTTGATCCATTTTGATGTCCTACTTGTTGCCACAGACAATTTCTCTGATTCAAACAAGCTGGGACGAGGAGGTTTTGGCATAGTTTATAAG GGTAAACTTCCCAGTGGACAAGAAATTGCTGTTAAAAGACTTTTGATAGGATCCGGGCAAGGCGCCATGGAGTTTAAGAATGAGATGATTACGATTATAAAGTTGCAGCACAAGAATCTCGTCAAGCTTCTTGGTTGCTGTGTCCATGGTGAAGAGAAACTACTAGTCTATGAGTACATGCCCAACAAAGCATTGGATTTCTTCCTATTCG ATCCAGCACAAAAAATAGAGCTTGATTGGGGTAAGAGATTCAACATAATTAAAGGGATTGCTCGTGGACTTCTTTATCTCCATGAAGATTCGAGATTACGAATAATACACAGAGATCTCAAGGCTAGTAACATATTATTGGACAGAGATATGACTCCTAAGATATCCGATTTTGGAATAGCAAGGATTTTTAGAGGAAATCAGAATGAAGCAAATACAAAAAGAATTGTTGGAACATA A
- the LOC122014380 gene encoding G-type lectin S-receptor-like serine/threonine-protein kinase B120 isoform X1, with translation MMGFFSPSNSSSDIYVGIWYNIPQRTVVWVANREKSINDSSAAVLSIAEDSNLIINDSRGITIWSSSLSGSGTTSNGTELVLLNSGNLVLRKSKNNILWQSFDHPTDTFLIGMTIGFNYVNTHPPVIFFTSWKNGNDPSPGKFSFGIDSNAYLQLLTWRGSMIYWRSQVWDGNLMGRASSRNFTSMIYLTLTRRNDGFSLELSVSDPSSFARCTLHHSGAMQCSSWDRISQNWQIYSSVPTNDCNLYGWCGQFAYCDPYATLAACKCLEGFEPTLQSQWDIGNYSAGGSRRMLLQCGEGDEFQRVEGMKLPDQFVYLRNRNLGDCKSECIRNCSCTAYAYAEVTQDNSTMTRCLVWMGELIDTETFPAGGQDLYLRLMNSTSSTLGSKSKSRKTIIIVSLSSAIFCLVCSFMLWKFRKEIKGICLSVNSQNNLIVFDESSGEEPVQGQKLPLIHFDVLLVATDNFSDSNKLGRGGFGIVYKGKLPSGQEIAVKRLLIGSGQGAMEFKNEMITIIKLQHKNLVKLLGCCVHGEEKLLVYEYMPNKALDFFLFDPAQKIELDWGKRFNIIKGIARGLLYLHEDSRLRIIHRDLKASNILLDRDMTPKISDFGIARIFRGNQNEANTKRIVGTYGYMSPEYALQGLFSVKSDVYSFGVLLLEILRGCQISSFPENRNYHNLLDYAWKLWSEGNAKEYIDPSIANSCNLDQAIKSIHVGLLCVQDNSNDRPNMSLVVFMLENKITISSTPRQPVFTIQKIPNLNGSDPALINSRDSFNSMTITAEEGR, from the exons ATGATGGGCTTTTTCTCCCCTTCAAACTCCAGCAGTGATATTTACGTCGGAATTTGGTACAACATCCCCCAGAGGACCGTCGTATGGGTGGCCAACAGAGAGAAGTCGATCAATGACTCCTCCGCAGCGGTTCTTAGCATCGCCGAAGACAGCAACCTCATCATTAATGACTCCCGAGGAATCACCATCTGGTCATCGTCCTTATCAGGCTCGGGTACAACGAGCAACGGCACAGAACTGGTGCTACTCAACTCCGGAAATCTAGTTCTCAGAAAAAGCAAGAACAACATCCTGTGGCAAAGCTTTGATCACCCAACAGACACCTTTCTCATAGGTATGACTATTGGTTTCAACTACGTGAACACACATCCACCAGTCATATTCTTCACATCCTGGAAGAACGGGAATGATCCATCACCTGGAAAATTTTCCTTTGGAATTGATTCCAATGCTTATCTCCAGCTCCTCACATGGCGCGGGTCGATGATCTACTGgagaagccaagtgtgggacgGGAATTTGATGGGCAGAGCGTCATCGCGTAACTTCACCTCCATGATATACTTGACGCTCACACGAAGAAACGATGGCTTTTCCTTGGAGCTGAGTGTCTCAGATCCATCATCCTTTGCTCGATGCACACTGCACCATTCAGGAGCCATGCAGTGCTCGTCCTGGGACAGAATCTCGCAGAACTGGCAAATCTATTCCTCTGTACCAACTAACGATTGCAATTTGTATGGCTGGTGTGGTCAGTTTGCTTACTGTGATCCTTATGCAACTCTGGCCGCATGCAAGTGTTTGGAAGGATTCGAACCTACGTTACAAAGTCAATGGGATATTGGCAACTACTCAGCCGGTGGCAGCAGGAGGATGCTCCTTCAATGTGGTGAGGGAGATGAGTTTCAGAGAGTGGAAGGGATGAAATTGCCAGACCAGTTTGTCTATCTTAGAAACAGGAACCTTGGTGACTGCAAATCTGAATGCATCAGAAATTGTTCATGTACAGCTTATGCTTATGCTGAAGTGACTCAGGATAACAGCACTATGACACGATGCTTGGTTTGGATGGGGGAGTTGATAGACACTGAGACGTTTCCTGCTGGAGGACAAGATCTCTATTTGCGACTCATGAACTCAACTTCAA GTACATTGGGCAGCAAgagtaaatcaagaaaaacaataaTCATAGTCTCCCTTTCTTCAGCAATCTTTTGCTTGGTCTGTAGCTTCATGCTGTGGAAGTTCCGTAAGGAAATAAAAG GTATATGTCTGAGTGTAAATTCCCAGAACAATTTAATAGTCTTTGATGAAAGTTCAGGAGAGGAACCTGTACAAGGTCAAAAACTTCCTTTGATCCATTTTGATGTCCTACTTGTTGCCACAGACAATTTCTCTGATTCAAACAAGCTGGGACGAGGAGGTTTTGGCATAGTTTATAAG GGTAAACTTCCCAGTGGACAAGAAATTGCTGTTAAAAGACTTTTGATAGGATCCGGGCAAGGCGCCATGGAGTTTAAGAATGAGATGATTACGATTATAAAGTTGCAGCACAAGAATCTCGTCAAGCTTCTTGGTTGCTGTGTCCATGGTGAAGAGAAACTACTAGTCTATGAGTACATGCCCAACAAAGCATTGGATTTCTTCCTATTCG ATCCAGCACAAAAAATAGAGCTTGATTGGGGTAAGAGATTCAACATAATTAAAGGGATTGCTCGTGGACTTCTTTATCTCCATGAAGATTCGAGATTACGAATAATACACAGAGATCTCAAGGCTAGTAACATATTATTGGACAGAGATATGACTCCTAAGATATCCGATTTTGGAATAGCAAGGATTTTTAGAGGAAATCAGAATGAAGCAAATACAAAAAGAATTGTTGGAACATA TGGTTATATGTCTCCAGAATATGCACTGCAGGGACTCTTTTCTGTAAAGTCTGATGTTTATAGTTTTGGAGTACTACTCCTTGAGATTTTGAGAGGATGTCAGATCAGTAGCTTCCCCGAAAACAGGAACTATCATAATCTTCTAGATTAT GCATGGAAACTCTGGAGCGAAGGCAATGCAAAGGAGTATATAGATCCATCCATTGCAAACTCGTGCAATTTGGATCAAGCAATAAAAAGCATCCATGTTGGTCTCTTGTGTGTGCAAGACAACTCAAATGATCGACCCAACATGTCATTAGTTGTTTTCATGCTGGAAAACAAAATTACAATCTCTTCAACACCTAGACAACCAGTTTTTACAATACAAAAAATACCAAATCTCAATGGAAGCGACCCAGCATTAATAAACTCGAGAGACTCTTTCAATAGCATGACCATCACAGCAGAGGAAGGTCGGTAG